A section of the Pochonia chlamydosporia 170 chromosome 2, whole genome shotgun sequence genome encodes:
- a CDS encoding glycosyl transferase, group 1 family protein (similar to Neosartorya fischeri NRRL 181 XP_001263656.1): MASFFQPGSNDPTIDECGASRFQVYCNAVLPAERLLQNWYQKVDLALGAGALAMPTLILLFLLSRRTWASNLTKLRGRPAKRVAISTGHGGGPNATPLLFESTRSFRIYSETESPSGLEDTRQYDISIFPLATTGRYSCRGESFSRGSSLTVPRSIGQDNRISTSSMTAEAIPTKMNLGSIDIGSIGSAAFEDDAINRTVNVLADTCLQNSLAGLAVRSSPTIESQQVERLVELLYLRGISVILLCNHDSDELDSISFRHASGIVIENATILRNGERRDYFQAKRLRRLMGRCEKEREMRPEFFLGFLELWHHRPHPSVIRRAVKLGEHFGAVVEQGPVHPNSRTEASSRDVSRTLSAFEYLRRDKVTELQKSWLSDSRKVWVPNRGPEPQVNSLPLQSLDSAIPHISNFLHHQSLPLELSVLRNEEPARSYPPNYVELAPKRKDFFEISADGIAFSHFGCFSLIADPSAEDYVAVVKTQCRLKELQMLHAVQGIETYRLLEVIRHLAGHTDCDDLIHDLVEGLESEQVCVFKGLDAGFKVPDGDGYFWGVTKARDMQTKLAIDIFISQAAPRDATTILHTWLAHHGVHRATRLDLEFRLERANGLGDSSGLPLSIRVAIEKATDAERLQLLQQMRVSQLSHHFREPIVTFCRSILIDETSKYSWNQHHARGLLDGSMSTKTMFRTRLEYFVRCGASELPSVESLLRLYELVETTIHNALSNGDRVHLNTFTNALLKAYNPACSSSSNDYVDVNADLFALTFFSILRKAAFEEVYIESTDRCPIFLACPDQAAVFSELWVLGSQCEIFFGLMPSDLGEIIYKRYKDFLAERPPVASDRENNEIMTMYSSSEAPLPSKDTKNSDGPDAKILKRQELIGSWNKRFTEFGAMSIFCLPAIMDVLLLTFVGRGMFMTAYMDHYHLQAAGYALLISLLLTAGVTGWVGSTGSYYLAHYAYSNMMYFHVQRLSGGFVLMLIVGVCGLVGFALERSVAVGFVFLAFLIIITTYLNLLGVMATMHQRGSPLTSGRKVLWRTIPGLLLSPIISSFVNGHDLKIYLPVASTVILLLLYQYRQLCNEWADWMKNIPEITDKDVLEWYKSTPESRPGDEDIKEKADNQSKIAQEALRTALATYPRRRGEAMSSGLTNDEFVDRVAKGMPYIEWLFTKTNPNGNAPDLFSSAWYTQLGEAKKQQQQISRGLKEHDTMMLFRNARYDIGQNLGLFLVALMDRWVSIIMGARQPNVSIYTDSRARYGICFSILYFCFAVMLLDVILQDYWSIRFILSKEKLSDYRHSRMVARNWESNRRQKLFSALAKLFSHIMFVFGGTTLLLWAFVDSQETTILYYLYTLGYTSVIVFQFNRCFTTNVRIHVIIILVSASVGLIVGCTLHAVPATAGWLYSDVLAQNVAAVSAALGTLLWAWRDWTAPNSMVSISSTTYDREIWAQRYLRAENDAELKVVAGKVQNVGGAITMHNDGSLTSKRITQLLRQSLINPNGTAARIPWAVGILKAVVEKWEEGNIKVAIVSQEKFSEAGLKDICSFSQLDGDVLKITAAFLGETELCLPSWKTQLTTMVAECLLYHVARVDGKLSHSQAVQAEHFLYGTLVMSRRFELELAIADVKDLARYVRKTNLELMRHLCLDVSVDSNWDTIPLSGRKAIFARITGEEVAHSREFCQWLSNSDIDLQAVEFHLQLTLEIFHKSEERYKTTTCFSQNNHPGAVGPMAELKPMRIDRSRAPGTLRALVAFPLAFVKWVALISGGGSDVERELSYCLRSIYFRRPILYVTLLLWKMCWMMKNFWVFTFLVYHRPALVSIERLARKGARRLIVGNFITVECQGNTITGIAVNGDDGSMMLEAFDGNLQEHPHDMEPIFKATYDEDFRLTSRVDNEGNTSTYQYNPGSRQRWPVSREVVNSSRRTISFYDKHGRTIHGVLSLGSTSYAFYCHYKSTPKGSPDLLRADFKPLNSESNDRLSVFWGVPLGNREEFYNWAPSEKIRLIVRVIDGKTFVTEIQYRHRRDPVSVTTLEEENDRKTAIAQHPQVFPDEDLLLIRPRNLMFDSEDVLIHHSLLHVKRMSHAASKKGSIIPHWSSLPLLGKRVYRPVPTWHIRTELWRCWLSGTLDAVTVCWIDELILREEPLLRKYWHARGTGNLDAARLALDDGIDQIVSAIELETEVSELCLLPIRTADLYAMGLGKDAAQVTNRPQDCYNDTKDRISVIVNDIGCWPESPGGVSNCRRDLVNGHSTIRNHVLAECANEYGIPRFQIERNVQSLKLLPLWGLDGKNAHHGLIDNILQSQVDDKIRGTDLQRDIASVFIPLLKDFVRGARTKRYSRADLIKYTNVMLSISKYYEHKDYNSTWNSREVEDAWAEAWLMPYNDPNINDPSDYFDIERPSFSDFREAMGIYMAYFFIFSVNVPDECPRVFQSTHHGISSLFGMVLKYRRGVTFAIWDHAILWRESCLNISPAQCELPISVQSMLLSGIRMATRLAYFHADVVTPCTSLFNPMWETELGSDRGKLCNRNHFRRKITPIVNGISNMDLFKTVDKVRTDKPTVVMLSNIQFIKGIKTAILAAEVVVNRYGFKDYKLMIYGAKDRQPSYALEMEKLIVKSQLSNNVILAGFGKPTEVLKDAWLFMNSSVSEGLPLAIGEAALAGVPIVATEVGATALVMTDPNDAEKRYGEVVAPNDPVALARAQLNMLCMVGPWAKFTQEGEDVMPPSLPDEVTTDDVKWLSRRMYEKSDDRRKLGLLCREVVLHSFHGNRYLREHEQMYWIQWHMAKMRADMALMGSSKNAFKFGSTAPLRYSSEEPNEDEVDDAIEKVEAAKYAEGEGLLGETVMLSEVQRDLETQLGEKEGRFPSISRLFRGQWLAPNHFAREAAFRMSITAAVVDREGVLRALLRADNAAIHTPESARQKAYTSAASRTATSAIVRTIQQNPGAAQLAAIDDFLILASGVLIRVGNKTIGAVGVGGAPSGDIDKACAIAALQKAAPKFKR, from the exons CAGTCTTGCCGGCCTCGCCGTCCGGTCTTCACCTACGATAGAGTCGCAGCAAGTCGAGCGGCTGGTTGAATTGTTGTATCTCCGTGGTATCTCTGTCATCTTACTGTGCAACCACGACTCTGACGAATTGGACTCCATCAGCTTCAGGCACGCTTCCGGTATCGTCATTGAGAATGCGACCATTTTACGGAATGGCGAACGTAGGGACTACTTCCAGGCTAAACGACTTCGAAGGCTGATGGGAAGGTGCGAAAAGGAGCGAGAGATGAGGCCAGAATTCTTCCTCGGCTTTCTGGAGCTTTGGCATCACAGGCCGCATCCTTCTGTAATTCGGCGAGCAGTCAAGTTGGGTGAACATTTCGGGGCTGTCGTGGAGCAAGGGCCAGTACATCCCAACTCGAGGACTGAAGCATCCTCAAGAGACGTGAGCCGGACTTTGAGCGCATTTGAATATCTGAGACGAGACAAAGTCACAGAG CTGCAAAAAAGCTGGTTATCGGATTCGAGAAAGGTCTGGGTACCGAACCGAGGACCGGAACCCCAGGTCAACTCACTGCCGCTCCAGAGCCTTGACTCGGCAATCCCACACATATCTAACTttctccatcaccagtcaCTGCCCTTGGAGCTCAGCGTTTTGCGCAATGAGGAGCCGGCGCGGTCGTACCCACCCAACTACGTGGAACTGGCACCCAAGCGCAAGGACTTCTTTGAGATTTCTGCAGACGGGATTGCGTTTTCTCACTTCGGCTGCTTTTCCCTCATCGCGGACCCTTCTGCTGAGGATTACGTCGCCGTCGTGAAAACACAGTGCCGCCTCAAGGAGCTCCAGATGCTGCATGCCGTGCAAGGCATCGAGACCTACCGTCTCCTAGAGGTGATTCGGCACTTGGCTGGTCACACGGACTGCGACGACTTGATTCATGACTTGGTCGAGGGCCTTGAGTCAGAGCAAGTCTGTGTTTTCAAGGGACTCGATGCTGGGTTTAAAGTCCCGGATGGAGATGGCTATTTCTGGGGCGTGACCAAGGCTCGAGACATGCAAACGAAACTGGCAATagacatcttcatctcgcAAGCAGCTCCAAGGGATGCAACTACCATTTTGCATACCTGGCTAGCTCATCATGGCGTACACCGCGCTACGCGCCTGGATCTCGAGTTCCGACTCGAAAGGGCTAATGGACTCGGCGATAGCAGCGGCTTGCCACTGAGTATCCGGGTTGCCATCGAAAAGGCCACTGATGCTGAAAGGCTTCAGCTACTCCAGCAGATGCGAGTGTCTCAACTCAGCCACCATTTTAGAGAGCCTATCGTCACTTTCTGTAGGTCAATCCTTATCGACGAAACGTCCAAGTATTCTTGGAACCAGCACCATGCCCGAGGGCTTCTAGatggttcaatgtcaacCAAGACGATGTTcagaaccagacttgagtaCTTTGTACGATGCGGCGCAAGTGAGCTCCCCAGTGTTGAGAGTCTTCTGAGGCTGTATGAACTCGTCGAAACGACCATCCACAACGCCCTTTCCAATGGTGACAGAGTGCATCTCAACACCTTTACGAATGCTCTTCTCAAAGCATACAACCCTGCATGCTCCTCGAGCTCAAACGACTACGTCGATGTCAACGCCGATCTTTTCGCGCTGACATTCTTCAGCATACTGAGAAAGGCGGCCTTTGAGGAAGTGTATATAGAGTCCACGGACCGTTGTCCGATATTTCTCGCATGCCCTGACCAAGCTGCCGTCTTTTCGGAACTCTGGGTCCTTGGCTCTCAGTGCGAAATCTTCTTCGGCCTCATGCCGTCCGACCTGGGCGAAATCATATACAAACGATATAAAGACTTTCTCGCGGAGCGGCCACCCGTTGCTAGTGATCGGGAAAACAATGAGATCATGACAATGTATTCGAGTTCCGAGGCACCTCTACCTTCCAAGGACACAAAAAACAGCGATGGCCCAGATGCCAAAATATTGAAGAGGCAGGAGTTGATTGGCAGCTGGAACAAGCGATTCACAGAGTTCGGCGCCATGTCAATTTTCTGTCTACCTGCCATCATGGACGTTCTGCTACTAACCtttgttggccgtggcatGTTTATGACTGCCTACATGGATCACTATCACCTCCAGGCTGCTGGTTATGCCCTGCTTATCTCCCTTCTGCTAACTGCAGGCGTCACCGGCTGGGTTGGCAGCACCGGCTCATACTACCTGGCTCATTACGCATACAGCAATATGATGTATTTCCATGTTCAACGCCTTTCTGGAGGCTTTGTTCTGATGCTTATTGTTGGCGtatgtggtctggtcgggtTCGCATTGGAGCGCTCGGTTGCCGTCGGCTTCGTCTTTCTCGCATTTCtaatcatcatcaccacctaCCTCAATCTGCTGGGTGTTATGGCCACGATGCACCAACGCGGAAGCCCCCTTACTTCGGGGCGAAAGGTTCTCTGGCGGACTATCCCGGGTCTTCTCTTGTCGCCAATCATCTCCTCCTTTGTCAATGGCCACGATCTCAAAATCTATCTCCCTGTGGCTTCTACAGTCATTCTGCTCCTCTTGTATCAGTACCGTCAGCTTTGCAATGAATGGGCTGACTGGATGAAGAACATACCCGAAATTACGGACAAGGATGTTCTGGAATGGTACAAGTCCACGCCCGAGTCGCGCCCAGGCGACGAGGATATCAAAGAGAAAGCGGATAACCAAAGCAAAATCGCCCAAGAAGCTCTTCGCACTGCGCTCGCGACGTACCCACGGCGCAGAGGAGAAGCTATGTCTTCGGGACTGACGAATGATGAGTTTGTCGACCGCGTGGCAAAAGGCATGCCGTATATCGAGTGGCTATTTACAAAGACAAACCCCAATGGCAACGCACCGGACCTCTTCAGCAGCGCATGGTATACTCAGCTTGGGGAGgcgaagaagcagcagcagcagatcTCACGAGGGCTCAAAGAACACGACACTATGATGCTCTTTCGCAACGCTCGATATGACATTGGGCAGAACCTGGGTCTGTTCCTGGTTGCTCTCATGGATCGATGGGTCAGCATTATTATGGGCGCAAGACAGCCAAATGTCAGCATATATACCGACTCCCGAGCTCGGTACGGTATCTGCTTTAGCATTTTATACTTTTGCTTCGCCGTTATGCTGTTGGACGTCATCCTGCAAGACTACTGGAGCATTCGTTTCATATTGtccaaggagaagctctCCGATTACCGCCATTCACGAATGGTTGCCAGAAACTGGGAGAGTAATCGACGCCAAAAGCTCTTCTCGGCACTGGCCAAGCTCTTTAGCCACATCATGTTTGTCTTTGGCGGTACgacccttcttctttgggcTTTTGTGGACAGCCAAGAGACAACTATCCTTTACTATCTTTACACCCTCGGATACACAAGTGTCATCGTCTTTCAGTTCAATCGATGCTTCACCACAAACGTCCGCATCCACGTCATTATCATCTTGGTCTCCGCTTCCGTAGGACTCATTGTAGGTTGCACGCTGCATGCCGTCCCTGCGACTGCAGGCTGGCTTTACTCTGATGTTTTGGCTCAGAACGTCGCGGCCGTGTCAGCGGCCTTGGGGACCCTTCTCTGGGCTTGGAGAGATTGGACCGCTCCCAACTCCATGGTATCGATATCCTCTACCACCTACGACCGTGAAATTTGGGCCCAGCGCTATCTCAGAGCCGAGAATGACGCCGAGTTAAAGGTTGTGGCTGGGAAGGTCCAAAATGTCGGCGGTGCCATTACCATGCACAACGATGGCTCTCTCACGAGCAAAAGAATTACTCAGCTGCTGCGTCAAAGTCTCATAAACCCAAACGGGACTGCCGCACGAATACCGTGGGCAGTCGGCATCCTCAAAGCAGTCGTCGAGAAATGGGAGGAAGGAAACATCAAGGTCGCTATTGTGAGCCAGGAGAAATTCTCTGAGGCTGGTTTGAAGGACATCTGCTCATTCAGCCAACTGGATGGCGACGTACTCAAAATCACGGCTGCTTTTTTGGGAGAGACAGAGCTTTGCTTGCCCTCGTGGAAGACTCAACTGACAACAATGGTCGCGGAGTGTCTGTTGTACCATGTAGCCCGTGTGGATGGGAAGTTATCACACTCCCAAGCCGTTCAAGCAGAGCATTTCCTTTATGGCACTTTGGTCATGTCTAGGCGGtttgagcttgagcttgctaTTGCAGATGTAAAGGACCTCGCACGATATGTCCGGAAGACCAACTTGGAGCTCATGCGGCATCTTTGCTTGGATGTGAGCGTAGATTCCAATTGGGATACCATACCCCTGAGCGGAAGAAAAGCTATATTTGCACGAATCACTGGGGAAGAAGTCGCTCACTCTCGGGAGTTTTGCCAGTGGCTATCCAACAGCGATATCGACTTGCAGGCCGTTGAGTTCCACCTTCAGCTCACTCTTGAGATTTTCCACAAGTCGGAGGAACGGTACAAGACGACCACATGCTTTTCTCAAAATAATCACCCGGGCGCCGTGGGGCCTATGGCGGAACTGAAACCCATGCGTATCGACAGATCTCGCGCACCTGGAACACTTCGGGCCTTGGTAGCATTCCCTCTAGCCTTCGTCAAGTGGGTAGCTCTCATATCCGGGGGCGGATCGGATGTTGAGAGAGAACTATCGTACTGTCTGCGAAGTATATACTTTCGCCGCCCCATTCTTTATGTCACCCTGCTCTTGTGGAAGATGtgttggatgatgaagaactTTTGGGTATTCACCTTCTTAGTCTACCATCGTCCGGCCCTCGTCAGTATTGAACGACTCGCCCGGAAGGGAGCACGTCGTCTCATCGTTGGGAATTTCATTACTGTCGAATGCCAGGGCAACACCATTACAGGGATTGCAgtcaatggtgatgatggatccATGATGCTGGAGGCCTTTGACGGAAACCTCCAGGAGCACCCAcacgacatggagccaatCTTCAAAGCAACCTATGACGAAGATTTCCGACTCACCAGCCGAGTCGACAACGAAGGCAACACTTCGACGTACCAATATAATCCTGGTAGCCGACAGAGGTGGCCTGTATCCAGGGAAGTGGTCAACTCTAGCCGTAGGACCATTAGCTTCTACGACAAACACGGACGCACGATTCACGGCGTGCTATCTCTAGGTTCAACGTCGTATGCTTTCTACTGTCACTACAAGTCCACCCCTAAAGGAAGCCCTGATCTGCTTCGTGCAGACTTTAAGCCTCTGAACTCGGAATCTAATGACAGGCTATCGGTTTTCTGGGGTGTTCCGCTGGGTAACCGGGAAGAGTTTTACAACTGGGCTCCGTCAGAAAAGATACGCCTCATTGTCAGAGTAATCGATGGAAAGACGTTTGTTACAGAGATTCAGTACCGCCACCGTCGCGACCCCGTCAGTGTGACGACTCTCGAGGAGGAGAACGACCGTAAGACGGCCATCGCTCAGCATCCCCAGGTCTTTCCTGACGAGGACCTGCTTTTGATCCGCCCCCGAAATCTCATGTTTGACTCAGAAGATGTCCTCATTCATCATAGCCTTCTTCATGTCAAGCGGATGAGCCACGCTGCTAGCAAAAAGGGGTCTATCATTCCGCACTGGAGTTCATTACCCCTGTTGGGAAAACGAGTCTACCGCCCGGTACCAACCTGGCACATCCGAACAGAACTGTGGCGCTGTTGGCTGAGTGGCACTTTAGACGCCGTCACCGTCTGCTGGATAGATGAGCTCATCCTTCGTGAGGAGCCACTGCTTCGCAAATACTGGCATGCGCGAGGCACTGGGAATCTCGACGCTGCCAGGCTCGCACTGGACGACGGCATTGACCAGATAGTATCAGCGATCGAACTTGAGACGGAAGTCTCAGAGCTCTGTCTTCTTCCCATCAGAACTGCCGACTTGTACGCAATGGGTCTTGGAAAAGACGCTGCTCAGGTTACAAATAGACCCCAAGACTGCTACAATGACACCAAAGACCGCATATCAGTCATAGTCAATGACATCGGATGCTGGCCAGAATCTCCAGGTGGTGTTTCGAACTGCAGACGAGACTTGGTCAACGGCCACAGCACTATACGAAACCATGTGCTTGCGGAGTGTGCCAACGAGTACGGCATACCCCGTTTCCAGATCGAGAGGAACGTCCAGTCACTGAAACTGCTTCCATTGTGGGGACTCGACGGAAAGAATGCGCATCACGGGCTCATTGACAACATCCTGCAGTCTCAAGTCGACGACAAGATTCGTGGCACGGACTTGCAAAGGGATATTGCCAGCGTTTTTATCCCCTTATTGAAGGACTTTGTCAGGGGAGCTCGCACCAAGCGCTATTCTCGCGCCGATTTGATCAAATACACAAATGTAATGCTCTCAATTTCCAAGTACTATGAGCACAAGGACTACAACAGTACTTGGAACTCTAGGGAAGTAGAAGACGCATGGGCTGAGGCATGGCTCATGCCCTACAACGATCCTAACATTAACGACCCTTCCGATTACTTCGACATCGAGCGTCCCAGCTTCTCTGACTTTCGAGAAGCCATGGGGATCTATATGGCATATTTCTTTATCTTCTCTGTCAATGTTCCTGACGAGTGTCCGCGTGTATTCCAGAGCACACACCATGGAATCAGTAGCTTGTTCGGTATGGTCCTCAAGTACCGTCGAGGAGTGACGTTTGCAATATGGGATCACGCAATTTTGTGGCGAGAATCCTGTCTCAACATCAGCCCCGCTCAGTGCGAGTTACCCATCTCGGTGCAGTCGATGCTTTTGTCTGGGATCCGTATGGCAACCCGGCTGGCCTACTTCCATGCCGACGTTGTCACCCCATGCACCTCCCTGTTCAACCC TATGTGGGAAACTGAACTCGGGAGTGACAGGGGCAAGCTCTGCAACAGAAATCATTTCCGCCGCAAGATCACTCCAATCGTCAACGGCATCAGCAACATGGACTTGTTCAAGACCGTCGATAAAGTGCGCACCGACAAGCCCACAGTGGTCATGTTATCCAATATCCAATTCATCAAGGGTATCAAGACGGCCATTCTGGCAGCTGAGGTTGTCGTCAATCGCTACGGCTTTAAGGATTACAAGCTCATGATATACGGAGCCAAGGATCGTCAACCATCCTATGCTCTCGAAATGGAAAAGCTTATCGTCAAGAGCCAGCTCTCGAATAATGTCATTCTGGCTGGGTTTGGTAAGCCCACAGAGGTTCTAAAGGACGCTTGGCTCTTCATGAACTCATCTGTCTCTGAGGGCCTCCCGCTGGCCATTGGAGAGGCTGCTCTCGCCGGAGTTCCCATTGTCGCCACAGAAGTGGGAGCAACCGCCTTGGTCATGACAGATCCAAACGATGCAGAAAAAAGGTATGGAGAGGTTGTAGCGCCAAACGACCCCGTGGCCCTTGCAAGGGCACAACTGAACATGCTCTGCATGGTTGGTCCATGGGCCAAATTCACACAGGAAGGCGAGGACGTGATGCCTCCATCACTCCCAGATGAAGTTACAACAGACGACGTGAAATGGCTTTCTCGGCGGATGTACGAGAAGAGCGATGACCGCCGCAAGCTCGGCCTCCTTTGCCGGGAGGTAGTGCTGCACAGCTTCCACGGAAACCGATATTTGCGGGAGCACGAGCAAATGTACTGGATCCAATGGcacatggccaagatgcgAGCCGACATGGCACTCATGGGATCATCGAAGAATGCCTTTAAGTTCGGCTCAACCGCTCCTTTGAGATACTCAAGCGAGGAACCAaacgaggatgaagttgacgatGCAATTGAGAAAGTGGAGGCGGCAAAATACGCCGAAGGTGAAGGGCTTCTTGGGGAAACGGTTATGCTTTCAGAAGTGCAACGCGACCTTGAAACTCAACTCGGGGAAAAGGAGGGCAGGTTTCCGAGCATATCAAGACTATTTCGAGGGCAGTGGCTTGCGCCAAATCACTTTGCTAGAGAAGCTGCGTTCCGAATGTC CATAACAGCAGCTGTGGTTGACCGTGAGGGTGTTCTTCGCGCCCTACTTCGGGCTGATAATGCGGCTATTCACACACCAGAGTCGGCCCGTCAGAAGGCGTATACATCTGCAGCGTCCCGTACGGCAACTAGCGCTATAGTGAGAACCATCCAGCAAAATCCTGGCGCTGCCCAGCTTGCGGCAATTGACGACTTTCTTATTCTTGCTAGTGGTGTGCTAATTAGGGTCGGAAATAAGACGATTGGCGCCGTCGGCGTTGGTGGTGCTCCCAGCGGAGATATCGATAAAGCTTGTGCAATAGCCGCCCTCCAGAAAGCAGCACCGAAGTTTAAGCGCTAA